The sequence below is a genomic window from Silene latifolia isolate original U9 population chromosome 7, ASM4854445v1, whole genome shotgun sequence.
gGTGTGAAAGCAAGGGTCATAAATTAAGACGATTTTAGGTAAGAATTGGTCACGAACCAATGTTTACTTAAAATATACTCTATCCACCTCTTTTTTTTGTTGATAATATCaaaatatcttcaattaaattaAACGAAATTAAACTCTTTTattaggctccgtttggcacgacacttcaggtagcttatttgaccaaagtagcttatttgaccaaaattccagctacctgatttttttgcaagtgtttggcaagtaacttatttggtcaaataaggtacctgaaatgaaatgctaccttatgtagcatttgagaaatcaggtacctgaaatgatttattttccattttttacccctttattctataatattaaataattttcatatccttttacgtcattttaccaaaatcattaCCTTTTTTcactagtttgccaaacacatttttatataatcgattctTATCACCATAATTTTTAGCTACCTTATCGATTCCTATTCAGTTTTGATTAACTTTTCGTTTTTCTCACCTTTTTAATGGTAGTTTTTTTAAACAGCCTTAGTCTTTGACAATGTCTTGGAGAATATTACTCATCAAAGTCAAAAATTTTGAACGTAAAAACTAAACATGTACAATAATAACATAGGATAATACTTAATAGCGGCATATAAATTGTGTATATATGTAGACTTATAATTTTCTTCTACACCTTGGATAGTTCGATTATCAATATTACGAGCAATGAAATATATATTGATATTGATATATCCAAATTAGTTTGGGGATCGATCCTAACGATATACGGAGTATATCAGTTTAAATGTTTCTCCCTACTGGAATCTATATATGGCCCCCTAACGTCAAATTCTGACTTGGCTATTGAATTATACTCTGCGACTGTTTCAATGTTTCATAATGTGAGGAGACTCGAAACATTTTGGAATAATAACACTTTGTTATCGATCGTAATGTAGGGCATGAGGGCAACAACGGTAGTTCACATGGATGTACTAACAAATACGTACCCACCTTCAGCAGCCACATTTTCCGAAGCGTCTATGCCATACATGACCGCAATACTACAACACTTACAAGACGTGGGTGCACCTCTTCTATTCAACATTTACCCATATTTCGTCTACGCGTCGAACCCTACGGATGTAAGACTTGACTACGCCCAATTCACCGCGACTGGACCCGTGatttcggatggaaacctaacaTACATGAACCTATTCGATGCCATGGTGGACTCGGTCTTTTGGGCTATGGAGAAAATAGGAGTTACTGACGTGGACCTCGTCGTGTCCGAGAGCGGGTGGCCGCACGATGGGAATGGGGAATTTACGACCGTCGATCTTGCTGGGACGTATAACAAGAATTATATGAATCATGTATTGAGTCATGTAGGCACGCCTAAGAAGCCCGGTGCGTACATTGAAGGGTTTATATTTTCTATGGTCGATGAGGATTTAAAACCTGCTGGAGTTGAACAGAATTTCGGAATGTTTAAACCCAATTTAGTGCCTAATTTCAATATCTTTGCTTAGGATTGCAGCCCCTTAGAAATTTCGAATTAGTAACACACACTAACAGATGATACTTTCCTTTCCATATCCAATTTTTTATGTCCTCCGCGGCATTTAATATACAGTTGGTCTCCTTTTCTTTAAA
It includes:
- the LOC141590506 gene encoding putative glucan endo-1,3-beta-glucosidase BG4, encoding MASRSRLLLSLVLYCLLATSYTNVTGDGDYLSKDIGVCYGFNGDNLPSPNALVTMLKRYGIGKLRIFEPNLPLQDALKGSDIDLVLGVKNQDIPTLASSLEASEQWVATNVLPYVNDIAIPYVSVGNEVVPGQFSDGIVPAMQNLQNVLLSHNLQGMRATTVVHMDVLTNTYPPSAATFSEASMPYMTAILQHLQDVGAPLLFNIYPYFVYASNPTDVRLDYAQFTATGPVISDGNLTYMNLFDAMVDSVFWAMEKIGVTDVDLVVSESGWPHDGNGEFTTVDLAGTYNKNYMNHVLSHVGTPKKPGAYIEGFIFSMVDEDLKPAGVEQNFGMFKPNLVPNFNIFA